One part of the Stigmatopora argus isolate UIUO_Sarg chromosome 8, RoL_Sarg_1.0, whole genome shotgun sequence genome encodes these proteins:
- the dot1l gene encoding histone-lysine N-methyltransferase, H3 lysine-79 specific, protein MGEKLELRLKSPVGAEAAGYPWPLPVYDKHHDAAHEIIETIRWVCEEIPDLKLAMENYVLIDYDTKSFESMQRLCDKYNRAIDSIHQLWKGTTQPMKLNKRPSNGLLRHILQQVYNHSVTDPEKLNNYEPFSPEVYGETSFDLVAQIIDEMEVMEDDTFVDLGSGVGQVVLQVAAATNCKHYYGIEKADIPATYAESMDKEFKKWMKWYGKKHGEYTLERGDFLSEEWKDRIANTSIIFVNNFAFGPEVDHQLKERFANMKEGGKIVSSKPFAPSNFRINSRNLSDIGTIMRVVELSPLRGSVSWTGKPVSYYLHTIDRTILENYFASLKNPKLREEQEAARRRQQKDTKDSKSNSTTPTKTKEQIKQDSCGEEDRPPLVTVVKPSAKPRQAKLLAKGRKLNNKKRGRPKKAPPAVDKKKNQSALDLLHAKTLSAAPPQDSYLQPRSPFYQLPPKVQHYPANQLLLSPTPPGLQQLLDNIKVQYLQFMAYMKTPQYHSNIQQLLEQEKQKHRDLTMQAEQLHATCQSHKDKIKGLFQTKLDELGVKALTVEDLLQAKKEISAHNHQLKEQTKQLERDMALLRDQSVLLLKSRCEELKLDWGNLCLESLLKEKMALRKQISEKERHCLELQISIVELEKSQRQQELLQLKSYSPREGSPYRKNPEFRSSADVDTPRFSLASVPSLNGISPDRSINGTSSPSFDRGIAKTELLSRYMPISPEHDMTASMPDARQRQYVSHALPDYTRFSPAKIALRRHLNQEPTSASHLRGPALPTHRGEMGGLNSAGGTKQSSPSPNALDGQNTQKNNERAGKEKSPSVQADSSITSLPISIPLSTVHPSKLPVSIPLASVVLPSRAERLRSTPSPVSQASQINGYSSSSGLMNGGPHSEELNGASSSPFHTNTPLAGPVSRGGPIHSPPLGTGGVLHYADGPPRILPDDSQERQEAESDAEPQDNELRRRMFFSSSSSSSSSSSSGSGGGLTGGSRLHHHHHAGGSTKQGYHSNHGNHNHQPPGAQHAHLSSSLPAHGIATQEGRKRGRRKRGSTGVMAASGSPKRRSFPGINVNNHTSGSPLNINSMVSNINQPLEIAAISSPEQSSRSPGAPTPEQPPVLKRERPMEVNGTGRYSSAPSTDDEDSGYPADSTSSRVERKIATISFDSRDGSGRVCDSERGRKSSSSSGNSTGSEASSSSSLSSTSKWKSTFSPISDPKQPNSELRQGGSSFGMGNSDVDYKHHQQPRKGSEAELSSYPNPNPFLSQESGNRGGGHGGGQAGSGSDPRQLLQKQKAPRDWELKPSSSHSSQNLFIAAAAASGGAGILSGKVGVSPVTVPTGSSVGQYLGSQFPLGGTSVLQTLFGAQTGSSGSSNGARMVNGHSGLGGFSSAGLAGGAAGGTFHHAAPSVSSHQFGASPPASGGLGSLLGLSQAASTRLASAPSPVPPSLSQAQHGRTQSVLHSPSPPSLSLPPPAPLHAAAPTASSASADTPPPPLSSRLSQSSLHPQRVHSSHALIVSSPAGLPPCSSSPLCVSSTSRPYAVHYSPRLAPPPACGSGGGGSMRRTQGMHGAYTAATAPLPGSRPK, encoded by the exons GATAAACACCATGATGCTGCCCATGAAATCATCGAGACCATTCG GTGGGTGTGCGAGGAGATTCCAGACCTCAAGCTGGCAATGGAAAATTATGTGCTTATCGACTACGACACCAAAAG TTTTGAGAGTATGCAGAGATTGTGTGACAAATACAACAGGGCCATTGACAGCATTCACCAACTG TGGAAAGGGACCACCCAGCCCATGAAGCTGAACAAGCGGCCTTCCAACGGCCTGCTGCGTCACATCCTCCAGCAAGTGTACAACCACTCGGTGACCGACCCGGAGAAGCTGAACAACTACGAGCCCTTCTCGCCCGAGGTGTACGGCGAGACCTCCTTTGACCTGGTGGCGCAGATCATTGACGAGATGGAAGTGATGGAAGACGATACCTTCGTGGATCTCGGCAGCG GCGTGGGGCAGGTCGTGCTGCAAGTTGCAGCAGCGACTAACTGTAAACACTACTACGGCATAGAGAAAGCAGACATTCCAGCAACCTATGCAGAG TCCATGGATAAAGAGTTTAAAAAGTGGATGAAATGGTATGGGAAAAAACATGGCGAGTACACG TTGGAGAGAGGAGATTTTCTCTCTGAAGAATGGAAAGACAGGATCGCTAACACaag TATTATTTTTGTGAATAATTTCGCATTTGGTCCAGAAGTAGATCACCAGCTGAAGGAACGTTTTGCTAACATGAAGGAAG GTGGAAAAATTGTATCCTCCAAACCATTTGCACCGTCGAACTTTCGAATAAATAGCAGAAACTTGAGTG ATATAGGCACAATAATGCGTGTGGTGGAGCTCTCACCATTGAGGGGCTCCGTGTCCTGGACTGGAAAGCCAGTTTCCTATTATCTGCACACCATAGACCGCACCATA CTTGAAAACTACTTTGCTAGTCTCAAAAATCCTAAACTCAGG GAAGAGCAAGAGGCAGCTCGGCGACGTCAGCAGAAAGATACTAAGGACAGCAAAAGCAATAGCACCACACCCACCAAAACTAAGGAACAAATCAAG CAGGACTCCTGTGGGGAGGAGGATCGTCCCCCATTAGTGACCGTGGTCAAGCCCTCTGCCAAGCCCCGTCAAGCAAAACTCTTGGCCAAGGGTCGCAAACTGAACAACAAAAAGAGGGGTCGACCCAAGAAAGCGCCGCCAGCTGTCGACAAAAAGAAGAACCAGAGTGCTTTGGATTTGCTGCATGCCAAGACTCTTTCTGCAGCGCCACCTCAGG ATTCATACCTGCAACCGCGGAGTCCCTTTTACCAACTACCTCCTAAAGTTCAGCACTATCCAGCCAATCAACTGCTGCTGAGCCCCACCCCTCCCGGTCTGCAGCAACTGCTAG ATAACATCAAAGTTCAATACCTCCAGTTTATGGCCTACATGAAGACTCCTCAGTATCATTCAAATATACAGCAGCTTTTAGAGCAGGAGAAG CAAAAACACAGAGATTTGACCATGCAGGCGGAGCAGCTTCATGCCACTTGTCAGTCTCACAAAGACAAAATCAAAGGTCTCTTCCAGACAAAACTGGATGAG CTGGGAGTGAAAGCTCTCACTGTGGAGGACCTGCTGCAGGCCAAGAAGGAGATATCGGCCCACAATCATCAGCTGAAAGAGCAGACCAAACAGCTTGAAAGAGACATGGCTTTACTAAGAGATCAAAGTGTGCTGCTG TTAAAGTCTCGATGTGAAGAGCTGAAGTTAGATTGGGGCAATTTGTGTCTGGAGAGTCTCCTCAAAGAGAAGATGGCACTGCGCAAACAGATCTCTGAGAAGGAGAGGCACTGCTTGGAATTGCAG ATAAGCATTGTGGAGCTGGAGAAAAGTCAACGACAGCAAGAACTTCTTCAGCTCAAGTCCTACAGCCCCCGTGAGGGGTCCCCTTACAGAAAGAACCCAGAATTCCGTTCCTCGGCCGACGTGGACACCCCTAGGTTCAGCCTGGCCTCTGTCCCATCTCTCAACGGCATAAGTCCGGACCGCTCCATCAACGGCACCAGCTCGCCCTCTTTCGATCGCGGGATCGCCAAGACGGAGCTTCTCTCTCGCTATATGCCAATTTCTCCCGAGCACGATATGACGGCATCCATGCCGGATGCTCGGCAGAGGCAGTACGTCTCCCACGCTCTTCCCGACTACACACGTTTCTCCCCGGCCAAAATTGCCTTGCGCAGACATCTTAACCAGGAACCCACGTCCGCTAGCCACTTGAGAGGCCCCGCGCTTCCCACACATAG aGGGGAAATGGGTGGCCTTAACTCAGCTGGCGGAACCAAGCAGAGCAGCCCATCTCCTAATGCTTTAGATGGCCAGAATACGCAGAAGAACAATGAGAGG GCTGGAAAGGAAAAAAGTCCGTCTGTTCAGGCAGACAGCAGTATCACAAGCCTTCCAATAAGTATTCCACTGAGCACTGTTCACCCAAGCAAACTTCCAGTCAGCATTCCACTGGCCAGCGTGGTGCTACCCAGTCGGGCCGAGAGGCTG AGAAGTACTCCCAGCCCGGTGTCTCAGGCCAGTCAAATCAATG GATATTCATCTAGCTCAGGGCTCATGAATGGAGGTCCCCACTCAGAGGAACTAAATGGTGCTTCTTCATCGCCTTTCCACACGAACACACCTCTGGCGGGACCCGTGAGCAGAGGCGGTCCCATCCACAGCCCCCCGCTCGGCACCGGAGGGGTTCTTCATTATGCAGACGGACCCCCGAGGATTCTTCCAGATGATAGCCAAGAACGTCAGGAGGCCGAGTCGGACGCGGAGCCCCAGGACAATGAACTGCGGAGGAGAATGTTCTTctcctcttcgtcctcctcGTCTTCTTCCTCTTCGTCAGGCAGCGGAGGCGGTCTGACCGGAGGATCGcgcctccaccaccaccaccacgccgGTGGCTCAACCAAGCAAGGATACCACAGTAACCACGGAAACCACAACCACCAGCCACCCGGCGCGCAGCACGCTCACCTATCGTCGTCGCTCCCCGCGCACGGCATCGCTACTCAAGAAGGCCGCAAGCGGGGGAGGCGGAAGCGAGGCTCGACGGGGGTCATGGCGGCCAGCGGCTCCCCAAAGAGGAGGTCCTTCCCCGGAATCAATGTTAACAACCACACCTCCGGATCCCCCCTCAATATCAATTCCATG GTGAGCAACATCAACCAGCCCCTGGAGATCGCCGCCATCTCCTCGCCCGAGCAATCGAGCCGCAGCCCCGGGGCGCCGACCCCGGAGCAGCCTCCGGTACTGAAGAGGGAGCGCCCCATGGAGGTCAACGGAACTGGTCGTTATTCCTCTGCCCCCAGCACTGATGATGAAGACTCAGGATACCCGGCTGACAGCACGAGCTCACG AGTTGAACGAAAGATTGCTACAATATCCTTCGACAGCAGAGATGGATCTGGTAGAGTTTGCGATAGTGAAAGag GCAGAAAGTCCAGCAGCAGCAGTGGTAACAGCACAGGCAGCGAGGCCTCCTCGTCATCATCATTGTCCTCCACGAGCAAATGGAAGTCCACCTTTTCCCCCATCTCTGACCCAAAGCAACCCAACTCGGAACTGAGACAAGGGGGCTCTTCATTCGGAATGGGGAACTCCGACGTTGATTACAAACACCATCAGCAGCCTAGGAAAGGGAGCGAGGCAGAGCTATCCAGTTACCCCAATCCTAACCCTTTCCTTAGCCAGGAATCTGGCAACCGTGGTGGTGGTCATGGAGGAGGCCAGGCGGGCAGCGGTTCTGACCCCCGCCAACTTTTACAGAAACAGAAAGCCCCTCGGGACTGGGAGCTAAAGCCAAGCAGCAGCCATTCCAGTCAGAATCTCTTCATAGCCGCCGCAGCCGCCAGTGGCGGAGCGGGCATACTGAGCGGCAAAGTCGGCGTCAGCCCCGTCACAGTACCGACGGGATCCTCGGTGGGTCAGTACCTGGGCTCTCAGTTCCCACTGGGAGGGACCTCGGTCTTACAGACGTTGTTCGGAGCCCAGACAGGAAGCTCCGGCTCGAGCAACGGCGCTCGGATGGTCAACGGCCACTCTGGCCTGGGCGGCTTCTCTAGCGCTGGGCTTGCAGGGGGGGCGGCAGGAG GTACCTTTCACCACGCGGCACCCTCCGTGTCCTCCCATCAGTTTGGGGCCTCGCCGCCGGCTTCCGGAGGCCTGGGCTCTCTGCTCGGTCTCTCCCAAGCCGCCTCCACGCGCCTGGCTTCCGCGCCTTCGCCCGTGCCCCCCTCCCTGTCGCAGGCCCAGCACGGCCGCACTCAGTCGGTGCTGCACAGCCCCTCCCCTCCCagcctctctctccctcccccggCCCCTTTGCACGCCGCCGCCCCCACCGCCTCCTCGGCTTCGGCCGACACCCCTCCGCCGCCCCTCTCGTCCCGCCTCTCCCAGTCCTCGCTCCATCCCCAAAGGGTCCATTCCTCCCACGCTCTCATTGTCTCCTCCCCCGCCGGTCTCCCTCCCTGCTCTTCCTCCCCTTTGTGCGTCTCCTCCACCTCTCGTCCGTACGCAGTGCACTACTCCCCCCGCTTGGCCCCGCCTCCTGCCTGCGGCTCAGGTGGTGGCGGGAGCATGCGAAGAACTCAGGGCATGCATGGCGCCTACACCGCCGCCACCGCTCCGCTGCCTGGCTCCCGACCTAAATAG